In Caballeronia sp. TF1N1, the DNA window CGAGCGGATTGAAGAGCGGAATGTCGTGATTGCCGGGAATGACGAGCCGGGGCCGCGCGCCGAGGGCATCGAAGAAGGCGCCCGCCAGCGCGAACTGATACCGCCGCGCGCGCTGCGTGATGTCGCCCGAGACGACGACGAGATCGGGCGAGATGGCATCGGAGAGCCGCAAGAGCGCCGCCACCACCGTCGGGCGTTCGGTACCGAAATGCGGATCGGATATTTGCAGCAAAACGTTCATGAGCGATTGGCTTCGGCCACGGCCGGCTCGGGTTTGAGCAGCAGCAATGGCTTGTCGGAAACGCGGAATTCCAGCGGCATCTGCAGCCACGCCACTTCGCCATCGGTTGCGATCTTCACTCGACGGCGTCGTCCGGACGGATGCGTCACCGTAATGCGCTCGAATGTGAAACTCGTCACGTGATCGGAGTCGGATAGCCGCCCTGCCGCGCCGCGCAAGGACAGGAACAGATGTGCGAGCCGCCCGACCGGACGCGGCGCAATGGCGACGAGCAAGCCATGTTCCAGTGCGCCGGCTTCGGCCATGCCGATCTGTTCGAGTTGCAGCCGGTTGTTGCCGACGAAGAGCGTGGATGAACGGATGTCGCGCACTTGCCCTTCGTGCTCGATATGCAGCCGCAAATGCCGATGCCGCCGCAATAGCGTGTTGAGCGCGGACCACAGCGCGACCAAACGGCTGCGGCCAAATTGCTGCTTGTAGGTTTCGCGATCTTCCAGCAGCTTGGGATAAAGACCGAGACTCGCATTGACGATGAACATCTGGCCGTTCACGTAGCCCACCTGCGCGGGAAATACGCGCGCTTCGAGCAACAGGCGGGTGGAGAGCTCGAGATCGGCGGGAATACCGTGATCGCGACTGAAGTAATTGAACGTGCCGCGCGGCAGCACCGCGAATGGCACGCCGCGCGTAAGCGCCGCTTCGGCCACGGCGCATAGCGTGCCGTCGCCACCGGCACCGACCAGCACGCCGCCTTGATCGAACGCCAGTTGTGCCGCCTCGCGCGCGGCGGCGGGCAGACGGCCGGGGTCATCGACGACGCACATTTCGAAGCGCCGGCCCGCCGCGCCAAGTTCGCGGTCCAGCACGGCGCGAGTTTCATCGGCCTGCTTGCGGCCCGATCCCGCGTTCATCACGATAAAAAACGGCGCGTGCGGCGCAAGTGTCTGCCCTTGTTCCGCGCCTCGAGCAGGTTCGGCGGGTATGACGGGTGTGGCGGTCGGGGTCATCGGCAGCGCTCCTGGCATCGTGCGATTCGTCCCGCCTGGCCGCCGACGTGCCGTGGAAGCGCGCTTAAGACGCCACGTCCCGCCGACACGCACGCAACGAAGCCCGGCGAGTATCTGCCGAATCATAACAAAATGCTTACAGCTGTATGACGAGACGCACGCGCAAGCGTGCGCCATCGCTCAAGGCAGATCAGGTGTGTTCGCCGCCGCGAATGTAGTACTCGAGCTGCTGAATGGTGAACTGCTGCTCGGAGATGATGTTCTTCACCAAGTCCCCGATGGAAATCATGCCGGTCAGCTTGCCGTCTTCGATCACCGGCAAATGGCGCATGCGCTTTTCCGTCATGAGCGCCATGCAGTCGTCCGTGGTCTGGTCGGGGCGGACGTAACGCACGTGCGAGGTCATGATGTCGCGCACCGGCGTCTGCTTGGA includes these proteins:
- a CDS encoding diacylglycerol kinase family protein; translation: MTPTATPVIPAEPARGAEQGQTLAPHAPFFIVMNAGSGRKQADETRAVLDRELGAAGRRFEMCVVDDPGRLPAAAREAAQLAFDQGGVLVGAGGDGTLCAVAEAALTRGVPFAVLPRGTFNYFSRDHGIPADLELSTRLLLEARVFPAQVGYVNGQMFIVNASLGLYPKLLEDRETYKQQFGRSRLVALWSALNTLLRRHRHLRLHIEHEGQVRDIRSSTLFVGNNRLQLEQIGMAEAGALEHGLLVAIAPRPVGRLAHLFLSLRGAAGRLSDSDHVTSFTFERITVTHPSGRRRRVKIATDGEVAWLQMPLEFRVSDKPLLLLKPEPAVAEANRS
- a CDS encoding CBS domain-containing protein, whose amino-acid sequence is MATVAQVLSSKPDQTVITIAATASVYDAIRLMADRHIGAVIVTENEEIVGIVTERDYARKVVLMDRSSKQTPVRDIMTSHVRYVRPDQTTDDCMALMTEKRMRHLPVIEDGKLTGMISIGDLVKNIISEQQFTIQQLEYYIRGGEHT